One genomic segment of Alphaproteobacteria bacterium includes these proteins:
- the kynU gene encoding kynureninase yields MAARARPSPFAASLPARADAKAMDAADPLALARNLFSLPPGAIYLDGNSLGALPRATPARLQQVVRDEWGGDLIASWNKHGWIDLARRVGDKIAKLIGAEANTVSVGDSTSIALFKVLADALAQNPGRKTILSERGNFPTDLYMAEGLAALLGQGHRLELVDRVENIGDDVAVVMLTHVDYRTGAMHDMASITAKAQAAGALAIWDLAHSAGALPVDLAGAKADYAVGCGYKYLNGGPGAPAFLYVAKRHHETFRQPLQGWLGHAAPFAFEPAYRPAAGIAGATTGTPPILSLAALEVGVDTLLRFPMAELRAKSQALTEIFRTLVQSRASELGLEGVSPADPEARGSQISFRHEHAYAIVQALIAQGVTGDFRAPDILRFGFAPLYLRYVDAWDAAAYLVDTIESRAFDDEKFRRRQAVT; encoded by the coding sequence GCGCTCGCGCGCAATCTGTTCAGCCTGCCGCCGGGGGCGATCTATCTCGACGGCAATTCGCTGGGGGCCTTGCCGCGCGCCACGCCCGCGCGCTTGCAACAGGTCGTGCGCGACGAATGGGGCGGCGACCTGATCGCGTCGTGGAACAAGCATGGCTGGATCGATCTGGCGCGCCGCGTGGGCGACAAGATCGCCAAGCTCATCGGCGCCGAAGCGAATACCGTGAGCGTTGGCGACTCCACCTCGATCGCGTTGTTCAAAGTTTTAGCCGACGCACTGGCGCAAAACCCCGGCCGCAAGACGATCCTGTCGGAACGCGGCAATTTCCCGACCGATCTTTATATGGCCGAAGGGCTCGCCGCGCTGCTGGGCCAAGGCCATCGCTTGGAACTGGTCGATCGCGTCGAGAATATCGGCGACGATGTCGCCGTCGTGATGTTGACCCATGTCGATTATCGAACGGGGGCGATGCACGACATGGCGTCGATCACCGCCAAGGCGCAAGCGGCGGGCGCGCTTGCGATATGGGATCTCGCGCATTCGGCGGGCGCCCTGCCCGTCGATCTTGCCGGCGCCAAAGCCGATTACGCGGTCGGCTGCGGCTACAAATATTTGAACGGCGGGCCGGGCGCGCCCGCGTTCCTGTATGTCGCCAAGCGCCATCACGAGACTTTCCGCCAGCCGCTGCAAGGCTGGCTGGGGCACGCCGCCCCCTTCGCGTTCGAGCCGGCCTATCGCCCCGCCGCCGGCATCGCGGGGGCGACCACCGGCACGCCGCCGATTCTGTCGCTGGCCGCGTTGGAAGTCGGTGTGGATACGCTGCTGCGTTTTCCGATGGCGGAACTGCGCGCGAAGTCGCAAGCGCTGACCGAGATTTTCCGCACGCTGGTGCAATCGCGCGCAAGCGAGCTCGGCCTCGAAGGCGTTTCGCCCGCCGATCCGGAAGCGCGCGGCAGCCAAATCTCGTTCCGCCACGAACATGCCTACGCGATCGTGCAGGCCTTGATCGCGCAGGGCGTGACCGGCGATTTCCGCGCGCCCGATATATTGCGCTTCGGCTTCGCGCCGCTTTACCTGCGTTACGTCGATGCGTGGGACGCGGCGGCGTATCTGGTCGATACGATCGAGAGCCGGGCCTTCGACGACGAAAAATTCCGCCGCCGCCAAGCGGTTACGTGA